In one window of Janthinobacterium sp. 1_2014MBL_MicDiv DNA:
- a CDS encoding GNAT family N-acetyltransferase: MQIRDAHAGDIEGITAIYNDAVSNTLAIWNEQTVDAANRAAWLADRLRAGYPVLVAIDAQQSVAGYASFGDWRAFDGFRHTVEHSVYVRADCRGSGTGKALMVELIARARGIGKHVMVAGIEAGNAGSIALHKKLGFEEVGLLPQVGTKFGAWLDLAFLQLTLDARSDPDGITPSS; this comes from the coding sequence ATGCAGATACGCGACGCCCATGCGGGCGATATCGAGGGAATCACGGCCATCTACAACGATGCCGTCAGCAATACCCTGGCCATCTGGAACGAGCAGACGGTCGATGCGGCCAATCGCGCCGCCTGGCTGGCCGACCGCCTGCGGGCCGGCTATCCCGTGCTCGTCGCCATCGACGCGCAGCAAAGCGTGGCCGGCTACGCCTCGTTCGGCGACTGGCGCGCCTTCGACGGCTTCCGCCATACGGTCGAGCATTCCGTGTATGTGCGCGCCGATTGCCGCGGCAGCGGCACGGGCAAGGCCTTGATGGTGGAGCTGATCGCGCGCGCGCGCGGCATCGGCAAGCATGTCATGGTGGCGGGCATCGAAGCGGGCAATGCCGGTTCGATCGCCCTGCACAAGAAACTCGGTTTCGAGGAGGTGGGATTGCTGCCGCAGGTGGGCACCAAGTTCGGCGCCTGGCTGGACCTGGCGTTCCTGCAGCTGACGCTCGATGCGCGCAGCGATCCGGACGGCATCACGCCGTCCAGCTAA
- a CDS encoding 2-hydroxyacid dehydrogenase encodes MPPELLILAPSPSAAVNAQLEHDYTCHHAWQIAPQERHAWLAERAPRIRAVVTTGALGLNATDMGLLPALEIIAVNGVGLDGVALDVARQRGIAVTTTPNVLTDDVADVALGLLLASARHIAALDRFVRDGAWERREAITPASSLRGKTAGIFGFGQIGQAIALRLAAFGVNVRYYQPRAIPGTPVPRAESLLALAQESDYLIVCAPGTPATRKIVDRQVLDALGPQGTLINIARGALIDEDAMIAALQDGHLGAAGLDVFTDEPRVPAALRALPNVVLTPHVGSLTVEMRHAMGQLVVDNLAAHFAGLPLPTPV; translated from the coding sequence ATGCCCCCCGAACTCCTGATCCTCGCTCCCAGCCCCTCGGCTGCCGTCAACGCGCAGCTTGAGCACGATTACACGTGCCACCACGCCTGGCAAATCGCGCCGCAAGAGCGCCATGCCTGGCTGGCGGAGCGGGCGCCGCGCATCCGCGCCGTCGTCACGACGGGCGCGCTGGGCTTGAACGCCACGGACATGGGCTTGCTGCCCGCGCTGGAAATCATCGCCGTCAACGGCGTCGGCCTCGATGGCGTGGCGCTCGACGTGGCGCGCCAGCGCGGCATCGCCGTCACCACCACGCCGAACGTGCTGACCGACGACGTCGCCGACGTGGCGCTGGGCCTGCTGCTGGCCAGCGCCCGGCATATCGCCGCGCTCGACCGTTTCGTGCGCGATGGCGCCTGGGAACGCCGCGAAGCGATCACTCCCGCATCCAGCCTGCGCGGCAAGACGGCCGGCATCTTCGGTTTCGGGCAGATCGGACAAGCGATCGCGCTGCGCCTGGCCGCCTTCGGCGTCAACGTACGCTATTACCAGCCGCGCGCCATTCCTGGCACGCCCGTGCCGCGCGCGGAATCCTTGCTGGCCCTGGCGCAGGAAAGCGATTACCTGATCGTCTGCGCGCCGGGCACGCCGGCCACGCGCAAGATCGTCGACCGCCAGGTGCTCGACGCGCTGGGCCCGCAAGGCACCCTGATCAATATCGCCCGTGGCGCCCTGATCGACGAAGACGCCATGATTGCCGCCCTGCAGGATGGCCACCTGGGCGCGGCCGGCCTCGACGTATTTACGGACGAACCGCGCGTGCCCGCCGCCTTGCGCGCCTTGCCAAACGTGGTGCTGACGCCGCACGTGGGCAGCCTCACCGTGGAAATGCGCCATGCGATGGGGCAATTGGTGGTGGACAACCTGGCAGCGCACTTCGCCGGCTTGCCCTTGCCCACGCCGGTTTAA
- a CDS encoding low temperature requirement protein A has product MTKSLLRKRGGQDSGKVGMIELFFDLVFVFAVTQLSHGLLAHLSATGWLQTGLLLMAVWWVWIFTSWITNWLDPERIPVRISLFALMLGGLIMSASIPEAFGTRGLAFAGAYVAMQVGRPLFAWWAVRHEALSRRRNFQRIALWAVLSGAFWIAGGLADPSQRIFWWAAALLIDLAGPWMQFGVPGLGRSSTADWDVDGGHMAERCALFVIIALGESLLVTGATFAGLEWTAANWLGFLSALVGSIAMWWIYFDTGAEAGHHRIAHSKDPGRIARKAYTYIHMLIVGGVIVSAVADELALVHPDEASFAGISALLGGPILYLLGNALFKWVSNDRATPPLSHLLGILIILALIPMAYGRLYAPLTLACITSCVLVLVAVWEHLALRRPPPDIDP; this is encoded by the coding sequence TTGACAAAATCGCTGTTGCGCAAGCGCGGCGGGCAGGACAGCGGCAAGGTGGGCATGATCGAGCTGTTCTTCGACCTCGTGTTCGTGTTTGCCGTTACGCAACTGTCGCATGGCTTGCTGGCACACCTGAGCGCCACGGGCTGGCTGCAGACGGGGCTGCTGCTGATGGCCGTCTGGTGGGTCTGGATCTTCACGTCGTGGATCACCAACTGGCTCGACCCCGAGCGCATTCCCGTACGCATCAGCCTGTTCGCCCTGATGTTGGGCGGCCTCATCATGTCCGCCTCGATTCCCGAAGCGTTCGGCACGCGGGGCCTGGCCTTTGCCGGCGCGTATGTCGCCATGCAGGTGGGGCGCCCCCTGTTCGCCTGGTGGGCCGTGCGCCACGAAGCACTGTCGCGCCGCCGCAATTTCCAGCGCATCGCCCTGTGGGCCGTGCTGTCCGGCGCCTTCTGGATCGCCGGCGGCCTGGCCGACCCTTCGCAGCGCATCTTCTGGTGGGCCGCGGCCCTGCTGATCGACCTGGCGGGACCGTGGATGCAGTTCGGCGTGCCCGGCCTGGGCCGCTCGTCGACGGCCGACTGGGATGTCGATGGGGGCCACATGGCCGAGCGCTGCGCGCTGTTCGTCATCATCGCGCTCGGCGAATCGCTGCTGGTGACGGGCGCCACGTTCGCGGGCCTGGAATGGACGGCCGCCAACTGGCTGGGTTTCCTGTCGGCCCTGGTCGGCAGCATCGCCATGTGGTGGATTTATTTCGACACGGGCGCCGAAGCGGGCCACCACCGCATCGCCCACTCGAAAGATCCGGGCCGCATCGCGCGCAAGGCTTACACCTACATCCACATGCTGATCGTGGGCGGCGTGATCGTCAGCGCCGTGGCCGACGAGCTGGCCCTCGTGCACCCGGACGAGGCCAGCTTCGCCGGCATCAGCGCCTTGCTGGGCGGCCCGATCCTGTATCTGCTGGGCAACGCCCTGTTCAAATGGGTCAGCAACGACCGCGCCACGCCGCCGCTGTCGCATCTGCTGGGCATCTTGATCATCCTGGCGCTGATCCCGATGGCGTACGGCCGCCTGTATGCGCCGCTGACCCTGGCCTGCATCACCAGCTGCGTGCTGGTGTTGGTGGCCGTGTGGGAACATCTGGCCCTGCGCCGTCCGCCGCCGGACATCGATCCCTGA